From the genome of Excalfactoria chinensis isolate bCotChi1 chromosome 12, bCotChi1.hap2, whole genome shotgun sequence, one region includes:
- the IL17RD gene encoding interleukin-17 receptor D isoform X4 has product MVLRDPKQLSPSFKRTGMESNPFANLKFETDYFVKIVPFPSIKNESNYHPFFFRTRPCELLLQPENLICKPYWKPRNLNVTQQGFNMHVSFDHAPHNFGFRYYFLHYKLKHEGPFKQKTCKQDQNTDTTSCVLQNVTPGDYIIELVDDTNTTRKTMHYALKPVHSPWAGPIRAIAITVPLVVISAFATLFTVMCRKKQQENIYSHLDEESSESSAYGAGLPVERLRPRPKVFICYSSKDCQKHINVIQCFAYFLQDFCGCEVALDLWEDLKICKESQKEWLIKKINESQFIIIVCSKGMKYFVEKKNWKHRGVTKDAGKGELFLFAVLTVAEKLRQAKQNSNDLCKFIAVYFDYSCEGDIPGILDLSTKYKLMDNLPQLYSHLHSRDLSVQDSEVFPVNVSKRNYFRSKSGRSLYVAICNMHQFIDQEPDWFEKQFIPFLPHPLHYSEPVMEKFDSGLVLNDLVNKQAADDDFYLKTDVNIISAGNSDSHCIIQHLNLGEDAETQDIQGGGSSVLRPLLHAVKASNLKDMPRDSGIYDSSVPSSELSLPLMEGLLTDQTETSSITGSVSSSSGLGEEEPPVITSTKFLVPGICKAELHCHIHTDELQAIAPL; this is encoded by the exons ATGGTTTTAAGAGATCCAAAGCAGCTCAGCCCAAGTTTTAAAAGAACT GGAATGGAATCTAATCCCTTTGCAAATCTGAAGTTTGAAACAGATTACTTTGTAAAGATTGTGCCTTTTCCTTCCATTAAAAACGAAAGTAATTATCACCCATTTTTTTTCCGAACTCGAC CATGTGAATTATTGCTACAGCCAGAAAACCTCATCTGCAAACCTT ACTGGAAGCCACGAAATCTGAATGTCACCCAGCAGGGTTTTAATATGCACGTGTCTTTTGATCACGCTCCACACAACTTTGGATTTAGATATTACTTTCTTCACTACAAACTGAAGCATGAAGGGCCGTTCAAGCAAAAGACCTGTAAGCAG gaTCAAAACACAGATACTACAAGTTGTGTTCTTCAGAATGTAACTCCAGGGGATTATATAATTGAG CTGGTCGATGACACCAATACAACAAGGAAAACAATGCACTATGCATTAAAACCAG tacATTCTCCGTGGGCTGGACCAATAAGAGCTATTGCCATTACAGTCCCTTTAGTTGTCATTTCGGCATTTGCAACACTTTTCACTGTGATGTGCCGCAAAAAGCAGCAAG AGAATATATATTCCCATCTAGATGAGGAGAGCTCAGAATCTTCAGCTTATGGTGCAGGTCTCCCTGTGGAAAGACTTCGCCCCCGGCCAAAAGTGTTCATCTGCTATTCCAGTAAAGATTGCCAGAAACACATCAATGTTATCCAGtgctttgcttattttcttcaggaCTTCTGTGGCTGTGAG gtgGCTCTAGATTTGTGGGAAGATCTGAAGATTTGTaaagaaagtcagaaagaatggctcattaaaaaaataaacgaGTCTCAGTTTATCATCATCGTGTGCTCCAAgggaatgaaatattttgttgaaaaaaagaattggaaACACAGAGGAGTAACCAAAGACGCAGGGAAAGGAGAactctttctgtttgctgtgttgACTGTTGCAGAGAAGCTTCGTCAAGCAAAGCAGAATTCAAATGACCTCTGCAAGTTCATTGCAGTCTACTTTGATTACTCCTGCGAGGGAGACATTCCTGGTATTCTGGATCTAAGTACAAAATACAAACTCATGGACAATCTGCCTCAGCTTTATTCACATTTACATTCCAGAGACCTTAGTGTGCAGGATTCAGAGGTGTTTCCCGTTAACGTTAGtaaaaggaattatttcaggAGCAAATCTGGTAGGTCTCTTTATGTTGCCATTTGTAATATGCATCAGTTCATTGATCAGGAACCAGACTGGTTTGAGAAACAATTTATTCCATTCCTTCCACATCCTTTACATTACTCGGAGCCTGTCATGGAAAAATTTGACTCAGGCTTGGTTTTAAATGACTTAGTGAATAAACAGGCGGCAGATGATGATTTTTACCTGAAAACAGatgtaaatattatttcagcTGGCAATTCAGACTCTCATTGTATAATACAGCACTTAAACCTTGGAGAAGACGCAGAAACTCAGGACATTCAAGGTGGTGGCAGCTCTGTTCTTCGGCCATTGTTACATGCTGTTAAAGCTTCAAATCTTAAAGATATGCCTCGAGATTCTGGAATCTATGATTCATCTGTTCCTTCATCTGAACTGTCTTTGCCTTTAATGGAAGGACTACTGACAGATCAAACTGAAACGTCTTCCATCACAGGAAGTGTTTCTTCATCATCAGGTTTAG ggGAAGAAGAACCTCCTGTAATCACTTCCACAAAGTTCTTAGTGCCTGGAATATGTAAAGCAGAACTTCACTGCCATATCCATACTGATGAACTGCAGGCAATTGCTCCTTTGTAA
- the IL17RD gene encoding interleukin-17 receptor D isoform X1, translating into MAPGRELGTFLLALFACCGGRRLADAAGGPGGRRGAAADACGGRGLSSVTKSNGLLNITFKYDNCTPYLNSVGKHVIGDVQNITISQYACYEQVAVTVLWTANAIGIEYLRGFRVILEELKSEGRQCQQMVLRDPKQLSPSFKRTGMESNPFANLKFETDYFVKIVPFPSIKNESNYHPFFFRTRPCELLLQPENLICKPYWKPRNLNVTQQGFNMHVSFDHAPHNFGFRYYFLHYKLKHEGPFKQKTCKQDQNTDTTSCVLQNVTPGDYIIELVDDTNTTRKTMHYALKPVHSPWAGPIRAIAITVPLVVISAFATLFTVMCRKKQQENIYSHLDEESSESSAYGAGLPVERLRPRPKVFICYSSKDCQKHINVIQCFAYFLQDFCGCEVALDLWEDLKICKESQKEWLIKKINESQFIIIVCSKGMKYFVEKKNWKHRGVTKDAGKGELFLFAVLTVAEKLRQAKQNSNDLCKFIAVYFDYSCEGDIPGILDLSTKYKLMDNLPQLYSHLHSRDLSVQDSEVFPVNVSKRNYFRSKSGRSLYVAICNMHQFIDQEPDWFEKQFIPFLPHPLHYSEPVMEKFDSGLVLNDLVNKQAADDDFYLKTDVNIISAGNSDSHCIIQHLNLGEDAETQDIQGGGSSVLRPLLHAVKASNLKDMPRDSGIYDSSVPSSELSLPLMEGLLTDQTETSSITGSVSSSSGLGEEEPPVITSTKFLVPGICKAELHCHIHTDELQAIAPL; encoded by the exons GGCCTGTCATCTGTCACCAAGAGCAATGGGCTTCTCAATATCACCTTTAAATATGATA actgcACTCCTTACCTGAATTCAGTGGGAAAGCATGTGATTGGAGATGTGCAGAATATAACAATCAGCCAGTATGCATGTTATGAACAAGTTGCAGTCACAGTACTTTGGACAGCAAATGCCATTG ggaTTGAATACCTGAGAGGATTCCGAGTAATACTTGAAGAGTTAAAATCAGAGGGACGGCAATGTCAGCAGATGGTTTTAAGAGATCCAAAGCAGCTCAGCCCAAGTTTTAAAAGAACT GGAATGGAATCTAATCCCTTTGCAAATCTGAAGTTTGAAACAGATTACTTTGTAAAGATTGTGCCTTTTCCTTCCATTAAAAACGAAAGTAATTATCACCCATTTTTTTTCCGAACTCGAC CATGTGAATTATTGCTACAGCCAGAAAACCTCATCTGCAAACCTT ACTGGAAGCCACGAAATCTGAATGTCACCCAGCAGGGTTTTAATATGCACGTGTCTTTTGATCACGCTCCACACAACTTTGGATTTAGATATTACTTTCTTCACTACAAACTGAAGCATGAAGGGCCGTTCAAGCAAAAGACCTGTAAGCAG gaTCAAAACACAGATACTACAAGTTGTGTTCTTCAGAATGTAACTCCAGGGGATTATATAATTGAG CTGGTCGATGACACCAATACAACAAGGAAAACAATGCACTATGCATTAAAACCAG tacATTCTCCGTGGGCTGGACCAATAAGAGCTATTGCCATTACAGTCCCTTTAGTTGTCATTTCGGCATTTGCAACACTTTTCACTGTGATGTGCCGCAAAAAGCAGCAAG AGAATATATATTCCCATCTAGATGAGGAGAGCTCAGAATCTTCAGCTTATGGTGCAGGTCTCCCTGTGGAAAGACTTCGCCCCCGGCCAAAAGTGTTCATCTGCTATTCCAGTAAAGATTGCCAGAAACACATCAATGTTATCCAGtgctttgcttattttcttcaggaCTTCTGTGGCTGTGAG gtgGCTCTAGATTTGTGGGAAGATCTGAAGATTTGTaaagaaagtcagaaagaatggctcattaaaaaaataaacgaGTCTCAGTTTATCATCATCGTGTGCTCCAAgggaatgaaatattttgttgaaaaaaagaattggaaACACAGAGGAGTAACCAAAGACGCAGGGAAAGGAGAactctttctgtttgctgtgttgACTGTTGCAGAGAAGCTTCGTCAAGCAAAGCAGAATTCAAATGACCTCTGCAAGTTCATTGCAGTCTACTTTGATTACTCCTGCGAGGGAGACATTCCTGGTATTCTGGATCTAAGTACAAAATACAAACTCATGGACAATCTGCCTCAGCTTTATTCACATTTACATTCCAGAGACCTTAGTGTGCAGGATTCAGAGGTGTTTCCCGTTAACGTTAGtaaaaggaattatttcaggAGCAAATCTGGTAGGTCTCTTTATGTTGCCATTTGTAATATGCATCAGTTCATTGATCAGGAACCAGACTGGTTTGAGAAACAATTTATTCCATTCCTTCCACATCCTTTACATTACTCGGAGCCTGTCATGGAAAAATTTGACTCAGGCTTGGTTTTAAATGACTTAGTGAATAAACAGGCGGCAGATGATGATTTTTACCTGAAAACAGatgtaaatattatttcagcTGGCAATTCAGACTCTCATTGTATAATACAGCACTTAAACCTTGGAGAAGACGCAGAAACTCAGGACATTCAAGGTGGTGGCAGCTCTGTTCTTCGGCCATTGTTACATGCTGTTAAAGCTTCAAATCTTAAAGATATGCCTCGAGATTCTGGAATCTATGATTCATCTGTTCCTTCATCTGAACTGTCTTTGCCTTTAATGGAAGGACTACTGACAGATCAAACTGAAACGTCTTCCATCACAGGAAGTGTTTCTTCATCATCAGGTTTAG ggGAAGAAGAACCTCCTGTAATCACTTCCACAAAGTTCTTAGTGCCTGGAATATGTAAAGCAGAACTTCACTGCCATATCCATACTGATGAACTGCAGGCAATTGCTCCTTTGTAA
- the IL17RD gene encoding interleukin-17 receptor D isoform X3: MGLSSVTKSNGLLNITFKYDNCTPYLNSVGKHVIGDVQNITISQYACYEQVAVTVLWTANAIGIEYLRGFRVILEELKSEGRQCQQMVLRDPKQLSPSFKRTGMESNPFANLKFETDYFVKIVPFPSIKNESNYHPFFFRTRPCELLLQPENLICKPYWKPRNLNVTQQGFNMHVSFDHAPHNFGFRYYFLHYKLKHEGPFKQKTCKQDQNTDTTSCVLQNVTPGDYIIELVDDTNTTRKTMHYALKPVHSPWAGPIRAIAITVPLVVISAFATLFTVMCRKKQQENIYSHLDEESSESSAYGAGLPVERLRPRPKVFICYSSKDCQKHINVIQCFAYFLQDFCGCEVALDLWEDLKICKESQKEWLIKKINESQFIIIVCSKGMKYFVEKKNWKHRGVTKDAGKGELFLFAVLTVAEKLRQAKQNSNDLCKFIAVYFDYSCEGDIPGILDLSTKYKLMDNLPQLYSHLHSRDLSVQDSEVFPVNVSKRNYFRSKSGRSLYVAICNMHQFIDQEPDWFEKQFIPFLPHPLHYSEPVMEKFDSGLVLNDLVNKQAADDDFYLKTDVNIISAGNSDSHCIIQHLNLGEDAETQDIQGGGSSVLRPLLHAVKASNLKDMPRDSGIYDSSVPSSELSLPLMEGLLTDQTETSSITGSVSSSSGLGEEEPPVITSTKFLVPGICKAELHCHIHTDELQAIAPL; encoded by the exons GGCCTGTCATCTGTCACCAAGAGCAATGGGCTTCTCAATATCACCTTTAAATATGATA actgcACTCCTTACCTGAATTCAGTGGGAAAGCATGTGATTGGAGATGTGCAGAATATAACAATCAGCCAGTATGCATGTTATGAACAAGTTGCAGTCACAGTACTTTGGACAGCAAATGCCATTG ggaTTGAATACCTGAGAGGATTCCGAGTAATACTTGAAGAGTTAAAATCAGAGGGACGGCAATGTCAGCAGATGGTTTTAAGAGATCCAAAGCAGCTCAGCCCAAGTTTTAAAAGAACT GGAATGGAATCTAATCCCTTTGCAAATCTGAAGTTTGAAACAGATTACTTTGTAAAGATTGTGCCTTTTCCTTCCATTAAAAACGAAAGTAATTATCACCCATTTTTTTTCCGAACTCGAC CATGTGAATTATTGCTACAGCCAGAAAACCTCATCTGCAAACCTT ACTGGAAGCCACGAAATCTGAATGTCACCCAGCAGGGTTTTAATATGCACGTGTCTTTTGATCACGCTCCACACAACTTTGGATTTAGATATTACTTTCTTCACTACAAACTGAAGCATGAAGGGCCGTTCAAGCAAAAGACCTGTAAGCAG gaTCAAAACACAGATACTACAAGTTGTGTTCTTCAGAATGTAACTCCAGGGGATTATATAATTGAG CTGGTCGATGACACCAATACAACAAGGAAAACAATGCACTATGCATTAAAACCAG tacATTCTCCGTGGGCTGGACCAATAAGAGCTATTGCCATTACAGTCCCTTTAGTTGTCATTTCGGCATTTGCAACACTTTTCACTGTGATGTGCCGCAAAAAGCAGCAAG AGAATATATATTCCCATCTAGATGAGGAGAGCTCAGAATCTTCAGCTTATGGTGCAGGTCTCCCTGTGGAAAGACTTCGCCCCCGGCCAAAAGTGTTCATCTGCTATTCCAGTAAAGATTGCCAGAAACACATCAATGTTATCCAGtgctttgcttattttcttcaggaCTTCTGTGGCTGTGAG gtgGCTCTAGATTTGTGGGAAGATCTGAAGATTTGTaaagaaagtcagaaagaatggctcattaaaaaaataaacgaGTCTCAGTTTATCATCATCGTGTGCTCCAAgggaatgaaatattttgttgaaaaaaagaattggaaACACAGAGGAGTAACCAAAGACGCAGGGAAAGGAGAactctttctgtttgctgtgttgACTGTTGCAGAGAAGCTTCGTCAAGCAAAGCAGAATTCAAATGACCTCTGCAAGTTCATTGCAGTCTACTTTGATTACTCCTGCGAGGGAGACATTCCTGGTATTCTGGATCTAAGTACAAAATACAAACTCATGGACAATCTGCCTCAGCTTTATTCACATTTACATTCCAGAGACCTTAGTGTGCAGGATTCAGAGGTGTTTCCCGTTAACGTTAGtaaaaggaattatttcaggAGCAAATCTGGTAGGTCTCTTTATGTTGCCATTTGTAATATGCATCAGTTCATTGATCAGGAACCAGACTGGTTTGAGAAACAATTTATTCCATTCCTTCCACATCCTTTACATTACTCGGAGCCTGTCATGGAAAAATTTGACTCAGGCTTGGTTTTAAATGACTTAGTGAATAAACAGGCGGCAGATGATGATTTTTACCTGAAAACAGatgtaaatattatttcagcTGGCAATTCAGACTCTCATTGTATAATACAGCACTTAAACCTTGGAGAAGACGCAGAAACTCAGGACATTCAAGGTGGTGGCAGCTCTGTTCTTCGGCCATTGTTACATGCTGTTAAAGCTTCAAATCTTAAAGATATGCCTCGAGATTCTGGAATCTATGATTCATCTGTTCCTTCATCTGAACTGTCTTTGCCTTTAATGGAAGGACTACTGACAGATCAAACTGAAACGTCTTCCATCACAGGAAGTGTTTCTTCATCATCAGGTTTAG ggGAAGAAGAACCTCCTGTAATCACTTCCACAAAGTTCTTAGTGCCTGGAATATGTAAAGCAGAACTTCACTGCCATATCCATACTGATGAACTGCAGGCAATTGCTCCTTTGTAA
- the IL17RD gene encoding interleukin-17 receptor D isoform X2: MERTLALLGSGISCLDQGLSSVTKSNGLLNITFKYDNCTPYLNSVGKHVIGDVQNITISQYACYEQVAVTVLWTANAIGIEYLRGFRVILEELKSEGRQCQQMVLRDPKQLSPSFKRTGMESNPFANLKFETDYFVKIVPFPSIKNESNYHPFFFRTRPCELLLQPENLICKPYWKPRNLNVTQQGFNMHVSFDHAPHNFGFRYYFLHYKLKHEGPFKQKTCKQDQNTDTTSCVLQNVTPGDYIIELVDDTNTTRKTMHYALKPVHSPWAGPIRAIAITVPLVVISAFATLFTVMCRKKQQENIYSHLDEESSESSAYGAGLPVERLRPRPKVFICYSSKDCQKHINVIQCFAYFLQDFCGCEVALDLWEDLKICKESQKEWLIKKINESQFIIIVCSKGMKYFVEKKNWKHRGVTKDAGKGELFLFAVLTVAEKLRQAKQNSNDLCKFIAVYFDYSCEGDIPGILDLSTKYKLMDNLPQLYSHLHSRDLSVQDSEVFPVNVSKRNYFRSKSGRSLYVAICNMHQFIDQEPDWFEKQFIPFLPHPLHYSEPVMEKFDSGLVLNDLVNKQAADDDFYLKTDVNIISAGNSDSHCIIQHLNLGEDAETQDIQGGGSSVLRPLLHAVKASNLKDMPRDSGIYDSSVPSSELSLPLMEGLLTDQTETSSITGSVSSSSGLGEEEPPVITSTKFLVPGICKAELHCHIHTDELQAIAPL; encoded by the exons GGCCTGTCATCTGTCACCAAGAGCAATGGGCTTCTCAATATCACCTTTAAATATGATA actgcACTCCTTACCTGAATTCAGTGGGAAAGCATGTGATTGGAGATGTGCAGAATATAACAATCAGCCAGTATGCATGTTATGAACAAGTTGCAGTCACAGTACTTTGGACAGCAAATGCCATTG ggaTTGAATACCTGAGAGGATTCCGAGTAATACTTGAAGAGTTAAAATCAGAGGGACGGCAATGTCAGCAGATGGTTTTAAGAGATCCAAAGCAGCTCAGCCCAAGTTTTAAAAGAACT GGAATGGAATCTAATCCCTTTGCAAATCTGAAGTTTGAAACAGATTACTTTGTAAAGATTGTGCCTTTTCCTTCCATTAAAAACGAAAGTAATTATCACCCATTTTTTTTCCGAACTCGAC CATGTGAATTATTGCTACAGCCAGAAAACCTCATCTGCAAACCTT ACTGGAAGCCACGAAATCTGAATGTCACCCAGCAGGGTTTTAATATGCACGTGTCTTTTGATCACGCTCCACACAACTTTGGATTTAGATATTACTTTCTTCACTACAAACTGAAGCATGAAGGGCCGTTCAAGCAAAAGACCTGTAAGCAG gaTCAAAACACAGATACTACAAGTTGTGTTCTTCAGAATGTAACTCCAGGGGATTATATAATTGAG CTGGTCGATGACACCAATACAACAAGGAAAACAATGCACTATGCATTAAAACCAG tacATTCTCCGTGGGCTGGACCAATAAGAGCTATTGCCATTACAGTCCCTTTAGTTGTCATTTCGGCATTTGCAACACTTTTCACTGTGATGTGCCGCAAAAAGCAGCAAG AGAATATATATTCCCATCTAGATGAGGAGAGCTCAGAATCTTCAGCTTATGGTGCAGGTCTCCCTGTGGAAAGACTTCGCCCCCGGCCAAAAGTGTTCATCTGCTATTCCAGTAAAGATTGCCAGAAACACATCAATGTTATCCAGtgctttgcttattttcttcaggaCTTCTGTGGCTGTGAG gtgGCTCTAGATTTGTGGGAAGATCTGAAGATTTGTaaagaaagtcagaaagaatggctcattaaaaaaataaacgaGTCTCAGTTTATCATCATCGTGTGCTCCAAgggaatgaaatattttgttgaaaaaaagaattggaaACACAGAGGAGTAACCAAAGACGCAGGGAAAGGAGAactctttctgtttgctgtgttgACTGTTGCAGAGAAGCTTCGTCAAGCAAAGCAGAATTCAAATGACCTCTGCAAGTTCATTGCAGTCTACTTTGATTACTCCTGCGAGGGAGACATTCCTGGTATTCTGGATCTAAGTACAAAATACAAACTCATGGACAATCTGCCTCAGCTTTATTCACATTTACATTCCAGAGACCTTAGTGTGCAGGATTCAGAGGTGTTTCCCGTTAACGTTAGtaaaaggaattatttcaggAGCAAATCTGGTAGGTCTCTTTATGTTGCCATTTGTAATATGCATCAGTTCATTGATCAGGAACCAGACTGGTTTGAGAAACAATTTATTCCATTCCTTCCACATCCTTTACATTACTCGGAGCCTGTCATGGAAAAATTTGACTCAGGCTTGGTTTTAAATGACTTAGTGAATAAACAGGCGGCAGATGATGATTTTTACCTGAAAACAGatgtaaatattatttcagcTGGCAATTCAGACTCTCATTGTATAATACAGCACTTAAACCTTGGAGAAGACGCAGAAACTCAGGACATTCAAGGTGGTGGCAGCTCTGTTCTTCGGCCATTGTTACATGCTGTTAAAGCTTCAAATCTTAAAGATATGCCTCGAGATTCTGGAATCTATGATTCATCTGTTCCTTCATCTGAACTGTCTTTGCCTTTAATGGAAGGACTACTGACAGATCAAACTGAAACGTCTTCCATCACAGGAAGTGTTTCTTCATCATCAGGTTTAG ggGAAGAAGAACCTCCTGTAATCACTTCCACAAAGTTCTTAGTGCCTGGAATATGTAAAGCAGAACTTCACTGCCATATCCATACTGATGAACTGCAGGCAATTGCTCCTTTGTAA